One Oncorhynchus clarkii lewisi isolate Uvic-CL-2024 chromosome 32, UVic_Ocla_1.0, whole genome shotgun sequence DNA window includes the following coding sequences:
- the LOC139392235 gene encoding ras-related GTP-binding protein C-like gives MSIQYEEPALARNYGVVDSFPKDFGYGVEEPDIEEESTTSGDSKPRILLMGLRRSGKSSIQKVVFHKMSPNETLFLESTNKIYKDDISSSSFVNFQIWDFPGQVDFFDPTFDYEMIFRGTGALIFVIDAQDDYVEALGRLHLTVSRAYRVNPEINFEVFIHKVDGLSDDHKIETQRDVHQRANDDLADASLEKLHLSFYLTSIYDHSIFEAFSKVVQKLIPQLPTLENLVNIFISNSGIEKAFLFDVVSKIYIATDSSPVDMQSYELCCDMIDVVIDVSCIYGLREDGNGSAYDKESLAIIKLNNTTILYLKEVTKFLALVCILREESFEKKGLIDYNFHCFRKAIQEVFEVGSLTQRTGRLQPSSSNNSLSSVKIGVLNGSAV, from the exons ATGTCGATTCAGTACGAGGAGCCTGCATTGGCTCGGAATTATGGTGTTGTGGACTCTTTCCCAAAGGATTTTGGCTACGGAGTAGAGGAACCAGATATCGAGGAGGAGAGCACGACGTCAGGTGACAGTAAACCAAGGATCCTGCTGATGGGATTGCGGAGAAGTGGAAAGTCATCTATTCAAAAG GTTGTATTCCACAAGATGTCGCCCAACGAGACGCTGTTTTTGGAGAGCACCAACAAAATCTACAAGGATGACATCTCCAGCAGCTCTTTCGTCAATTTTCAAATCTGGGACTTCCCTGGTCAGGTGGACTTCTTTGACCCTACCTTTGACTATGAGATGATCTTCAGGGGCACGGGGGCTTTGATATTTGTCATTGATGCTCAG GATGATTATGTTGAAGCCTTGGGGAGGCTACATCTCACAGTGTCCAGAGCCTACAGGGTCAACCCAGAGATCAACTTTGAGGTGTTTATCCATAAGGTTGATGGCCTGTCAGATGACCACAAGATAGAAACCCAAAGAGATGTCCATCAGAGAGCCAACGATGACCTGGCAGATGCCAGCCTGGAGAAGCTTCATCTCAG cttttatttgaCCAGCATCTATGACCACTCTATATTTGAGGCTTTCAGTAAAGTTGTCCAGAAGCTCATTCCTCAGCTACCAACATTGGAAAACCTTGTGAACATTTTCATATCA AATTCTGGGATTGAGAAAGCCTTCCTGTTTGACGTGGTCAGTAAGATTTACATCGCCACCGACAGCTCCCCTGTGGACATGCAGTCATACGAGCTTTGTTGTGACATGATCGATGTTGTCATTGACGTCTCTTGTATCTATGG CCTGAGGGAAGATGGAAATGGCAGTGCATATGATAAAGAGTCTTTGGCCATCATTAAGCTCAACAATACCACCATACTCTACCTGAAAGAGGTCACCAAGTTCCTAGCCCTTGTTTGCATCCTTAGAGAGGAGAGCTTTGAAAAGAAAG GTTTAATAGACTATAACTTCCATTGTTTCCGCAAAGCCATCCAGGAGGTGTTTGAAGTGGGGTCCTTGACACAGAGGACAGGCAGACTACAGCCAAGTTCGTCCAACAACAGCTTGTCCAGCGTAAAAATTGGTGTATTAAACGGAAGTGCTGTTTAG
- the LOC139392190 gene encoding c-Myc-binding protein-like translates to MSYYRGSESKREQFRRYLEKAGVLDTLTNVLVALYEETEKPNNALDFLKHHLGVAGVETADAETLRLGVSELQQKCDLLMEENKELRKRLLQYEPTPEDGAAE, encoded by the exons ATGTCCTATTACAGA GGTTCTGAATCTAAGAGGGAACAATTTCGAAGGTATCTCGAAAAAGCGGGTGTTCTTGACACTCTCACCAATG TGTTGGTGGCCCTATACGAAGAGACAGAGAAACCTAATAATGCTTTGGA CTTTCTAAAGCATCACCTTGGTGTGGCTGGTGTGGAGACAGCAGATGCAGAGACCCTCCGTTTGGGGGTGTCTGAGCTACAGCAGAAGTGTGATCTGCTCATGGAGGAAAACAAAGAACTCAGAAAGAGG CTTCTGCAGTATGAACCAACACCTGAGGATGGAGCAGCGGAGTAA
- the LOC139392124 gene encoding gap junction alpha-9 protein-like, with amino-acid sequence MGDWNFLGGILEEVHIHSTMVGKTWLTILFIFRMLALGVAAEGVWNDEQADFICNTEQPGCRNVCYDRAFPISLIRYWVLQVIFVSSPSLVYMGHAIYQLRALEKTRHTKKAALRRELEAVEVELIEVRRRIEREMRQLDLGKLNKAPLRGSLLQTYVAHIITRSVVEVGFMLCQYLLYGHHLDPLFKCKREPCPNVVDCFVSRPTEKNIFMMFMQGIAAVSLFLSLLEIMHLSYKKLKKGILAYQTHLKDDLDDYYVSKSKRNSVVQQVNMGATSVGPKPTIHTAQSGYTFLLEKQGNGPTYPLPNASSAFVPIQEDPGVKPGTDSHNTDSKEGVLPSPTEHNSNSNTSSEMTRSPYVDEPEDLVMHPRPYHMDPLPCHVDPLGHLPHHVGFNSQGSEYPGVDASSCPTLSVIVRKPRRVSAPWNCSTVVEGNGSNSGDSYPGTIRMKPRCSLAASRARAFSKPDLKRMSRPHSPDSIGELRSASRHSHDGNSPPVCSPNRHMSLASNATSRRAPGDLQI; translated from the coding sequence ATGGGAGATTGGAACTTCCTCGGTGGGATCTTGGAGGAAGTGCATATCCACTCTACCATGGTGGGAAAGACCTGGCTGACCATCCTCTTCATCTTCCGGATGCTAGCACTTGGCGTTGCTGCAGAAGGCGTGTGGAACGATGAGCAGGCCGACTTCATCTGCAACACAGAACAGCCAGGGTGCCGCAATGTGTGCTACGACCGAGCCTTCCCCATCTCCCTCATCCGCTACTGGGTTCTCCAGGTCATCTTCGTCTCCTCGCCCTCTCTGGTTTACATGGGCCACGCCATCTACCAGCTGCGAGCTCTGGAGAAGACGCGTCACACTAAAAAGGCGGCTCTGCGTCGGGAGCTGGAGGCGGTGGAAGTGGAGCTGATTGAGGTGCGGAGACGTATCGAGAGGGAGATGAGACAACTGGATCTGGGGAAGCTCAACAAGGCCCCGCTGAGGGGGTCCCTGCTACAGACCTACGTGGCCCACATCATCACTCGGTCTGTGGTGGAGGTGGGCTTCATGCTGTGCCAGTACCTCCTTTATGGCCACCACCTGGACCCTCTATTTAAGTGCAAGAGGGAGCCCTGCCCAAATGTGGTGGACTGCTTTGTCTCCAGGCCCACGGAAAAAAACATATTCATGATGTTCATGCAGGGCATCGCCGCCGTGTCCCTCTTCCTCAGCCTCTTGGAGATCATGCACCTGAGCTACAAGAAGCTCAAGAAGGGCATCCTGGCCTATCAaacacatctcaaggatgacctgGATGACTACTATGTTAGCAAGTCCAAAAGAAACTCTGTTGTGCAACAGGTTAACATGGGGGCCACCTCTGTGGGCCCCAAGCCTACTATCCACACAGCACAGAGTGGGTACACATTCCTGCTGGAGAAGCAGGGTAATGGACCCACGTATCCCCTCCCCAATGCCTCTTCTGCCTTTGTTCCCATTCAGGAGGACCCTGGAGTCAAGCCAGGTACTGACAGCCACAATACAGACAGTAAGGAGGGAGTGTTGCCAAGTCCTACTGAGCACAACAGCAACTCAAACACCAGCAGTGAGATGACTCGGTCTCCCTATGTGGATGAGCCAGAGGACCTTGTCATGCACCCTCGACCCTATCACATGGATCCTCTACCCTGCCACGTAGATCCTCTCGGCCATCTCCCCCACCATGTGGGCTTCAATTCACAGGGCTCTGAGTACCCCGGGGTAGATGCCTCCTCATGTCCGACCCTTTCGGTCATTGTGAGGAAACCACGACGGGTCAGTGCCCCATGGAACTGTTCCACAGTGGTGGAAGGGAATGGCTCAAATAGTGGGGACTCCTACCCTGGGACAATAAGAATGAAGCCACGCTGCAGCTTAGCTGCCAGCCGAGCCAGGGCCTTCTCTAAGCCGGACCTCAAGAGAATGAGCAGACCTCATAGCCCGGACTCAATAGGAGAGCTGAGGTCTGCGTCCCGGCACAGCCACGATGGCAACAGTCCTCCTGTCTGCTCTCCCAACCGCCATATGTCATTGGCAAGTAACGCCACAAGCAGACGAGCTCCAGGCGACCTGCAGATCTAA